The genomic window TCAGCGCGGCCACTCCGGCGAGGGCGGCACGGATCCACCGTACGGTCACGGGGTGGTCCTTCCCTTGGGCGCGGTGGCGCGTTCCACCACGACGGTCGTCGACTTGATCACGGCCACCGCCACCGACCCGACCGCCAGGTCGAGGTCGTCGACGGCCTCGCGGCTCATCAGCGACACGATGCGGAACGGCCCGGCCTGGATGTCGACCTGCGCCATCACCGTGTCCTTGACGACCGCGGTGACGATCCCGCGCAGCCGGTTGCGGGCGGACGACAGCTCCGGGTGCCCCGGGGCGCGGACGAACGCGGCCAGGTCGACGCCGTCGATCACCCGGTGACCGTGGTCGTCCCGGCTGGCGGCCAGCCGGCCGGCGTCGATCCAGCGGCGGACCGTGTCGGGGCTGACCCCGAGCAGTTCGGCGGCCTCGCCGATCCGGA from Micromonospora kangleipakensis includes these protein-coding regions:
- a CDS encoding TOBE domain-containing protein; this encodes MTVFRIGEAAELLGVSPDTVRRWIDAGRLAASRDDHGHRVIDGVDLAAFVRAPGHPELSSARNRLRGIVTAVVKDTVMAQVDIQAGPFRIVSLMSREAVDDLDLAVGSVAVAVIKSTTVVVERATAPKGRTTP